AGACGAAGTATTCCAGAGCATAGGAATGGAGACAAGTCATAAGTTTAGTGAGGCTGAGATTAATGACTTCCTAGGTAAGCTCGGAAACTTTACAGAGTTTGGAACAATACTAAGAGCTAAGGGTGTTGTTGAAAATGCAGAAGGTGGATGGATTCACTTTGACTATGTTCCAGGAGAGCCCGATGTTAGAACAGGAAGCGCCGCAACTACAGGAATGATATGCGTAATCGGTGTTGATATCGAGGAAGCTAATATCAGGGAAGCACTAGCTTTATAGGATAAAAGTAAAAGAGGACAAAATGGAAATTCCAGTATATTTATTTACAGGTTTTTTAGAAAGTGGTAAAACGACATTCATTCAAGATATTCTCGAGGGTAGTGATTTCAATGCAGGTGAGAGAACTCTGCTTTTAATGTGTGAGCAGGGAGAGGTGGAACTTGATGAAAGCAAGTTCTTTACAAAGGATAATATCTTCTGCGAATATATAGAAAGTTTGGATGAGCTAAACCCAGAGCATCTGTCGGAGCTACAGAAAAAGCACCGTGTTGAGAGAGTTGTAGTTGAATATAATGGCATGTGGATGATGCAGGACTTGTTCCGTAATATGCCACCAGAATGGATCATATCTCAGGAGGTTACATTTGCAGATGCGAGTGTTTTTATAAACCACAATGAGAATATGAGACAGCTTGTTTTTGATAAACTAAAGACAGCTGACCTAGTTGTCTTCAACAGGTGCGTGCATGGCTTTGATAAGCTAGAATTCCACAAAATCGTAAGGGTTGCAAACCGAAAAAGTCAAATAGTTTACGAGTACGGCCCAGACGATGTAGAACCAGACACCATAGTCGATGAACTGCCTTTTGATATGAATGCAGAAATCATCGAAATTGAGGAAGATTGTTTTGCTGAGTGGTACCGTGATGTAAACGATAATCCTGAGAAATACGATAAGAAAAAAGTAAGAGTTCTCGGTAGACTTGCGACCGGTGGAGGTTTGCCAAAAGATAATCTAGTCTTTGGAAGACATGTTATGACATGCTGTGCAGATGATATTCAGTTTGCCGGACTTTTATGCGTTTGGAAGAATGCATCAAAGATCAAAAACGGAAGCTGGGCAGAAATCGTAGCTGAGGTGAGGCTAGAGTATACAGATATTTATGGTGAAGAGGGACCTATCCTCTACTGCAGCAAGGTGGTAGCGAGTCTTCCACCTGAACAGGAGGTGGCAACCTTCTAGGAGCCAAGACTATTTAATTTACAGATGACAAAGGAGCTGAAATGAGCACTTACATAGAGCACTATTCCATATCATCACATGATGTGGATATAAACAACAATATAAAGCCTTCAAGCTTTGCGAGACTTATGCAGGAAACCGGAAATCACAACATGAGGGATAGAAGACCTACATATGAGGAGCTATTTGATAATGGTCAAAGCTTTATTGCAACGCGAATTCTCTATGAGGTTGTAGATCAGATTCATAGTTATGATGAAATCGATGTACATACCTGGGCGACGACAGGAAAGGCGGCAACCTTTGTCAGATGTTTTTTAGTTAAGCGAGGAGAGGAGATTGTTGCTAGGGGCTATAGTGAGTGGGCTGTAGTAAATATTCATACAGGCAAACTCATCAGAACTGACGAGATTGACCTTTCAGACTACGAGTTTGACGAGCCATTAGAGATGAATATTCCTTTGAGATTTACCTTGCCAAAGGACCTTGATTATGAGCTATGTGGAAAGCACCAAGTTATGTTCAGCGAGGTCGACAGAAACATGCACATGAACAATACCTACTATCTTGATATGGTATGGAATCATGTTCCAGATGTCGATAAGAAGAAAATGACATCATTCCTAATCAGGCACAGGGCAGAAGCGCCACTTGGATCAGAAATAGAGATCAAAAGAGCAAAGGCTAAAGAGCCGATAGATGTAGCGGGTGGAGCAACAGAAAGCTACATCTTTAAAACTACAGTAAATGGCAAGACAAATATAGAGGTAGTAATCTCTTTTGCAGATTTATAACGATATAGTTGATATCAAACCCAGACTCCGGTCTGGGTTTTTTCGTGTGTGAAAGTGTTACTAAAAGGTAACGGTTTCACATAAGGTAACGTTACATAAAGGTAACACCTCAATTAATGAAAGGTAACAACTAATAAAACTTCAAACTAAATTATCGTTGAAATATCAAAGAAGATAGAGTTTGTTTTGTGCGCGCTTAAATGTTGGCACGGATATCGCAATAAATATGTTCAAATATCAAATATCTGTTTTATAAATGGAGGTAAAAAAATGAACATTAAAGACAAGTATCTAAATTTCTATTATGAAACAATTGGTGAAATCGAAGAACCTGTCATCAATCCAAAGAAAACTGCTCTACTTCTTGTAGACCTTCAAAATGAGTTTGTATTAAGAGACTTTGGTGAGGCATTGCAGTTTAAAGCGTCTGGCGAGTGGGAAAGATGGATTCCTTTCCATGATAGATTGGATGACATCGTTATTCCTAATAATAAGAAATTGTTGGATTTCTTTAGAGCTAACAATATGGCTGTTACATATGGTAGAATTGCCTGCCTGCGAGATGATGGTGAAGACAGATCCCCAGTACAAAAATCGGAAGGCTGGAACAATATGTTGATGCCGGTTGATAGTTATTCAGCTCAAATGATAGACGAATTAGCTCCACTAAAAAATGAAATTATTGTAAATAAGACGACAGATAGCGTGTGCAATGGTACCAACTATCTAACGCTATTAAGGTTTATGGGAATTGATACGGTAGTTGTTACGGGCATAGTTACAGACCAGTGTGTTGCTTGCACAGTTAGAGACCTTGCAGATGCGGGGCTAAAGGTAATCTGTGTAGAAGATGCATGTGCAGCAGGAAGTCAGGAACTTCATGATGCAGAACTTAAAATAATGAACGTGATTTACTGTGATGTATTAAGTACTGACGAAACAATTAATATCATCAGCAAGAATCTTCAGTAAGGAGGTCTAGAGTAATGTCAGATAATAATAGCCCTAGCGGATTAAGGAAAGAACTGAAATTATCGAATATGATAACGATGGCTGCAGGTGGAATGATTGCAGCATGGATGGTCGAGATAAAACTTTGGTATGAGTTAAGTGGCCCAGGATCTGTGTTTGCCTTACTTACTTTGGCAATTTTGATTTTACCACTCTGCTTTATATATTCAGAAATGTCAAGTATGATGCCTTATGCTGGAGGACAGAATATATGGGTATCGAATGCGCTCGGTAAAAACTCTGGATTTGCAGCATTTTGGATGATAATGCTACTGTATATTATGGCAATGCCTACAGTAGCATATGGTATTGCGAGCATGATGGGATATATATTCCCAATTACTACACTTCAAGTAAAAATACTCGCAGCTGCAATAATAATATTTTGGTTTTTCCTTACGAACAGGGAAATTAAGGTGCTAGCAAAATTACAATCAATATTATTTTGGAGTACTTTAATTATATCTCTGTCCGCAGATATATACTTTATTCTTAGCGGTAAATGGCACCTCTCAACTATAACTCCTATGTTTACCCATGGAGTTTCAGGTTGGGCAGCAGCGGTTGGACTTTTAGTAATGAAATTTGTAGGCTTTGACATCATTCCACAGCTTTCAGAGGAATCCGATTTTCCTAAAAAGGACTTATGGAAGGCATTTGTTGGCTCTATAGGTTGTACAGTTTTAGTTTACGGACTAGCTGTAATAGCAGTTGGTGGTGTTGTGTCTAGTGAATGGGTTGCAAATACAGATATCGTTGATCCTAGAGTCGCAGATATTTGTGGGGCACATTGGTTAGGTCTTTTGATTGTTATTATGGGTACTGGTACATGTATAACTACACTATCATCCTTTTGGCTTAGCGCATCACGTATTCTATACGGTGCAGCAAAACAACACCAAGTAACACAAAGATTCACTAATCTAAACAAATTTGGGCAACCACAGTTCGCAAACTTGATTGTTGGAATCCTATCAATATTCTTTACTGTATTTGCACCAGATGCATGGATCAATTATATCTATACAATATATGGAGTAGCTGCTGGCGCAGTATACTTACTAGTAACAATATCATTCTTAAAGACAAGACAGAAACACCATGAGTGGGAAAGACCTTTCAGATTAAAGTTTGGTAAATTCTTTGGAATATGGTCAATTTGCTTCTGCTTCTGGGTTCTGTATGTATCTATCAAAGAGATGAATCTTGGCGCTTGGATTGTAATGCTAGTATATGTTCTTCTTGGACTTGCATTCTGGGGATATATGAAACATATGCAAAAAGCTGATCCTGAAGGATGGAAACCAGTTACAATATCGCCTGATACAGTAGGGCATGAAACAGACGTATTGAATTAGCTGGATATAAACAAAGTAAGTAAAACACAGTAACAACATTATATTTTTGGTAACTATAATTAGTTCAATATTACTACTATTACATCAAATGTATGGTAGTATATTGTATAAATAAATACGCCACATAGAGGAGGTGCAAGATGGGAAGACGGAATTTTAAGGACTCGATGGTTACAAGACTGATTTTAGTTTTCCTAGTAGGCAATATCTTTTATGTGGCGTTGTTTGCTATTTTGTCGTCGTATCAAACACGCAACAAGTCGGAACAATATGCAATAAATAATTTAGAGGAGATTATAAAGGAAAAAAGCCAGTTAATATCTGAAGGCTTTACTCAAATAGAGGATAATACCATTTCTTTAGGAATATGGTATCAAAAAATATATATCAATTCTGATGAAGAAAAATATAAAGAACTCCCAAAAGGATATATAAGGAATGAAAATGGAACAATAAGTAGATTAAAAAATGGAGCTTTAAGTAAAGGAGAACAAAGCGCCCTATATGTTGCAAGTAACATAAAAGAGGACTCTTCTCTATACCGTGATATTGCAATTTCTGAGGAATTGGATGATGCATTCGCCAAGGTTGTTGAAAATAGAATGGTTACATGGGCATATTTGATTGATAAAAATAATGTACTAAGGTGTTTGCCATATAGTGATTTAACAGCACAATTTACAAGTGATCATGACCAAAGAAAAGATCCTTTTTATATAGATGCAAATGAAAAGAATAATCCAAGACGTGAGGCAGTCTGGACAGCTCCATATTCTGATTACCTGAGAACTGGTTGGACAATTACATGTTCATATCCAATTTATAATAAAGACGACGAATTTTATGGTGTTGTTTGTATTGATTTATCGTTACTTAAATTAGGAGAGCAATACTTTAAGGATTTTTCAATAGGTAAAACCGGTAAAATATACTGGCTAACAAAGGAAGGAAACATATATTATCAATCTGGGATGACTGGCGACGAACATCAGGGGCGTTTATACTCAAAAAATATATTTGATGAAGAGAAGATGGGTTCTGACAAAAGAACTGCTATGAAAAGTGCATTAAAAGGTGATTCTACAACTTATATGTATACGGTTAAAGGTAGTCAGAAAATACTATTCTCATCAAAAGTAAACGATACGGATACAGTTTTATTATTTGAAGTTGATAGGAGCGAATTTATACCAGGGAAATCACTAGATGCAAATTTGCTTTTGATTTTATTGCTAACGGCAATTCTAATGGGAGTTGGATTTCTAACATGGCTTAAACATAGCTTTTCAATACCTATGCAGGGGCTTGTTGCTCGTGCTAATAAGATATCAAATGGGGATTATAGCTTATGTGAAATAGAAACTAAAAGTGATTTACTGGAAGTGAGAGAACTGAATCGTGCGTTTACTGCAATGAATGCAAGTATAGGCAGTTATACAAAGTCATTATCTGAGAAAAACCAGGAAATAAATACGATATTAGAAACAATTGAAGGAGCGCTCCTTATAGTTAAGAGTGATGGATCCATTGTAGTTGCGACAAGAGAATCTGTAGCGGTTACACCTGAGATAATAGAGAAAACCTTAAAGGGGCTAAAAGCACATCCTCAAATTAAAAGTGAACAAATTGTATCTGGTACAGAAGTGTATAGAAATACATACTATCCAATATGTGATAGCGCAGGAAAGCTTACGGAAATGGTTGTAAGTAGTAACTGTGTAACGCAAAGTGTACTTTTAGAAAAAGAAGTTCAGCAAATGGAAAAAATGGCAGGGATAGGCCAGTTTGCTGCCGCTATAGTTCATGAATTGAAAAATCATCTAGCTGTAATAAAAGGCGCAGTGTATATTTTGTCAATGTCAAATCAAAGTAGAGATATCAAAGAGGAGGTTGATAGAATTGAAAGAGCAGCGGATGAAGCTGAAAAAGTAATATATACACTGCTTGACTACAGCAGGGATGATGAAAAAATGGAAATGGTCCATGTTGGAACAGTAATAAAACAAATTCTATTGTTATCAAGAAAAACACTTATAAGGCAAAACATTGAAGTAAAGGAGATGATTGATGACGATTGCTATATAAATATGGGAAGTCCAGAAGCGTTAAAGGTAATACTGCAAAATATTATCATAAATGCAATACAAGCAATTAGTGAGGACGGACTAATTGATATATTCTGTGGCAGAAAAGATGAAACCATAGTAGTGATTGTTAAAAATAATGGAGAACCTATTCCTAGCGAACTCAGGGAAAAAATATTTGATCCTTTCTATACTACAAAAGCTGATGGAAATGGCATAGGACTATGGATTACGAGGCGCTTGACGGACGCACTCGGTGGAAGTGTTAAGGTATTGGAAGATGATCAAAATATGACGGAATTTGAAATCGTTTTACCAGTTAAATGTGGTAGAACAGACATGAGGTGAAAAGAATGATCAGAAATTCAATTTTATTGGTGGATGACGATCAAGAATTGTTGAAAGTCTACCGTAAGATATTTGAGCTAAAGGGATTTTCGGTTAAGACGGCAGAAAACGGTTTTTATGCATTAGAGATAATGGAAAAACACGAAATCACAGTTGTTGTTCTTGACATTATAATGCCAAAAATGGATGGAATGGAAGCACTCGTGCAAATCAAGAAAAGGTGGCCGATGACAGAGGTTATTATGCTTACAGCGGAGGGCACTATTCCAGGAGCAGTTGAAGCTGTAAAGAAAGGTGCATATACCTATTTCATTAAGCCAGTAGATATTGACGAGTTGATAGTAACTGTAATAAAAGCACAGGAACTTGCTAATGTGCGTATGGAAAATAGTCAGCTAAAACAACATATCTGCTCAATATCAGCCACCAATAAATTGATTGGAGAAAGCGACGCAGCCAGAAAAATGAGAGAAGAGGCTATAACGATTGGAAGAACGATGGCATCGGTCCTTATCACGGGAGAGAGTGGAACTGGTAAGGAGGTAATGGCTCATCTAATTCATCAATGTAGTGAAAGAGCTGATAAACCGTTTGTTTCTGTTAATTGTGCAGCATTTAATGAAAATCTAATAGAAAGTGAACTTTTTGGCAGTGAAAAGGGTGCATATACTGGTGCTGAAAAACGTAGAAAAGGAAGATTTGAACTAGCGGATGGCGGAACCATTTTCTTTGATGAGATAGGTGAATTGAGCTTAAACATGCAAACAAAATTACTACGAGTTTTACAGGAAAAAACCTTCGAGCGAGTAGGAGGAAGCGAAACTATTCAAAGTAATTTTAGGCTTATTTCTGCAACAAATGCTGATTTAAAACAGGAAATAGAAGCAGGCAGGTTCCGGCTAGATCTATACTATAGGCTTAACATACTGCCTATTGAAATTCCCCCTCTTAGGGAAAGGAGACAAGATATTCCTTTGCTTGCAAACTATTTTATCGAGACTATATCAAAAGAAATGGGACGTAAAATTGATTCTATAGAAGTAAGTGTTATGCAAATGCTGAAGAAATATTCGTGGCCAGGAAACATACGTGAGCTTAGAAATATAATTGAGCGACTTGTGGTTATGGCGCAAGACGGAAAAATTAGTGGAGATGACCTTCCGTTAGAAATTCAAGAGATAGATTCTGATATGAATAGAGTTTTTAGTGAAGACCTAAAAGGAGCTACCCAAGACTTCGAGAAGGAATATATTATGGAAATTATGCGTCGTAACAGCTGGAATGTTACTAAAGCTTCACGCGAGATGAATATAGCTAGAAAAACTCTATACAAAAAATTAAATGACTACGGAATAAAATACAGATGATAGTGGTGTTTTGCTAACAACTTTATGCCACACTTAACGTTCTTTTCTTTGATGCGTAGAACCCATTTTAGACTGTAAGTTAGGTGTGGCTTTTTTAATTATATTTTGGTGCAATTTGCAACAATGATATAAAAAAATTAAATGCGTGTATGCATTGAAAAATAAACATATATAAGGGGTTGAATTTTAGCGTATTAGGTATATACTAATGCTTTATTAGGAGAGTAATATATGGGACTTTTAACAGTTTTAGTTTTTTTGGGTGTAATGGTTTTGATAACAACCGAAAGAGTGCACCGAACTGCAGCTGCCCTTGTTGGTGCGGCAGTGCTCATGCTTGCAAAGGTTTTTAGCTTTGATGAAGCTCTTGAGTATGTAGATTTTAATACCATAGGCGTACTGGTTGGAATGATGCTGTTTGTCGCAGTTATCAAGGAATCGGGGATGTTTGAATACGTTGCTATCAAGTCGGCGAAGCTTGTAAATGCTGATCCTTGGAAGATGATGGTTATATTTGTCATAATTACAGCTGTGCTATCGTCATGCCTTGACAATGTTACTACGGTTCTCTTAGTTGGACCAATGACAATTGCTATATCCAATCTGCTTGAGGTAAACCCAGTGCCTTACCTTCTCATGCAAATTCTTGCATCCAATGTCGGAGGTACGGCTACTTTGATTGGTGACCCACCTAATATAATGATCGGAAGTGCAACGGGACTTACCTTCCTTGACTTCGTCAAGAACACAGGTGGTGCAGTTGTTCTAGTTCTAATCGTACAGATTATTATGATGAAGTTCATGTATAAGAAGTCGATTACAGCTACCGAAGAGGCTAAGGCTAAGGTTATGGCTCTCGATGAGAAAAAGGCGATAACCGACCTAAGG
The nucleotide sequence above comes from Eubacterium sulci ATCC 35585. Encoded proteins:
- a CDS encoding isochorismatase; amino-acid sequence: MNIKDKYLNFYYETIGEIEEPVINPKKTALLLVDLQNEFVLRDFGEALQFKASGEWERWIPFHDRLDDIVIPNNKKLLDFFRANNMAVTYGRIACLRDDGEDRSPVQKSEGWNNMLMPVDSYSAQMIDELAPLKNEIIVNKTTDSVCNGTNYLTLLRFMGIDTVVVTGIVTDQCVACTVRDLADAGLKVICVEDACAAGSQELHDAELKIMNVIYCDVLSTDETINIISKNLQ
- a CDS encoding amino acid permease — encoded protein: MSDNNSPSGLRKELKLSNMITMAAGGMIAAWMVEIKLWYELSGPGSVFALLTLAILILPLCFIYSEMSSMMPYAGGQNIWVSNALGKNSGFAAFWMIMLLYIMAMPTVAYGIASMMGYIFPITTLQVKILAAAIIIFWFFLTNREIKVLAKLQSILFWSTLIISLSADIYFILSGKWHLSTITPMFTHGVSGWAAAVGLLVMKFVGFDIIPQLSEESDFPKKDLWKAFVGSIGCTVLVYGLAVIAVGGVVSSEWVANTDIVDPRVADICGAHWLGLLIVIMGTGTCITTLSSFWLSASRILYGAAKQHQVTQRFTNLNKFGQPQFANLIVGILSIFFTVFAPDAWINYIYTIYGVAAGAVYLLVTISFLKTRQKHHEWERPFRLKFGKFFGIWSICFCFWVLYVSIKEMNLGAWIVMLVYVLLGLAFWGYMKHMQKADPEGWKPVTISPDTVGHETDVLN
- a CDS encoding membrane protein; translated protein: MGLLTVLVFLGVMVLITTERVHRTAAALVGAAVLMLAKVFSFDEALEYVDFNTIGVLVGMMLFVAVIKESGMFEYVAIKSAKLVNADPWKMMVIFVIITAVLSSCLDNVTTVLLVGPMTIAISNLLEVNPVPYLLMQILASNVGGTATLIGDPPNIMIGSATGLTFLDFVKNTGGAVVLVLIVQIIMMKFMYKKSITATEEAKAKVMALDEKKAITDLRLMKIGIGVIIYIIVGFLLHDKLGIQSAVIALSAAAFMLIVKGKKVESLIEDVEWPTILFFISLFIIVGGMQKTGIIKAMSEALIDFTEGHELLTILVILWASAIISSILDNIPFVATMIPLILAMKAQGMDVELLWWALSLGACLGGNGTLVGASANVVLSDISNKHGHPITFKSYFKVGFPFMIASVFVSMIVLIIKAYI